Proteins encoded together in one Anopheles darlingi chromosome 3, idAnoDarlMG_H_01, whole genome shotgun sequence window:
- the LOC125957769 gene encoding protein melted translates to MHELFTTVLSKRDLSRAGELFSIADYEIVNDLTEVLEEICSIISQEDYLQSSNDQSVIEICINRVTSCIKKTNTIEKHCGGLVKLLQTCLRYNLQPSGKDVDPPHAKISSDIISSIFLNYNKQIVMEVTLPVAVKFLNLGNLELSRNLASYLSSAAIEYSFLLSPHVHVILESLLAGNYGLCHVLSQIYEATPEPINAVGPKFVEIVPRCDLQEQLVILQLLVTIAKQKPSCLTESIPSLLELAIRPPLSAAALLVLLKLAEAKPIKLAEYTEAFKVIAYSVPQTVGFAAQILSAIGRSGKDRAQVALDFVLEHLPRADRPLQTILLNEATKLCTKYPVLFTDKVTSVVRQRQLSNSQIKHTTSGGVTIVNLNTSATLPTIGSTERPLSYVQATTTTANNGHNGFASAAHTMGSSVSGAVAAHHHSHQQQQQQQQQQQLLHHHHHHHHHDQGRAIISKTPNVAIVSNHSPMSKTVINTSNGTTLSSTIHPALLTNFINTANGVQSTPPLTNGTGVVSPTPHHTGYTRNRPKLGDSRSTGRLHSGGGGSGAGGNKSTTRLNNAGGSMGGLHKARLGSSSQLINQFSGGDFGTTTGNGGGGGGGAGVVLLDQEKSNGTMAGGGGGGLVGSPIALPSNGNATCTTVDGSSSSSNNAIINNRHNSSGNVAIKGIGGTVDRPVVSLLHSSLAIPPVPPPLSQHVTITGENKWGIPQTKITSCGVTVMTTSPTARTPRPYSHGGPSNTTTATLLGSTGALGKSSLGGLNQSTGSIGIQVHHASPASPNTNLGSPTASIPASATTTSATTTTTMLFNNHSQQTSPQLTLSLHSSDDPTSARDQVIVYGPETVTTRHHARPDNRSVTILNASSSAGTMVGGTNPRMSVFEPYPMRDTIQHFCEKHLDKIKAYTESVAQRIPPPAKCIIEERRAKKTAKLHFACQVRGPHCLYARTMFTMRTRNPRTWIHLMFLDLQARAPKNALSSWDPSVSRLKHCWDTLKCENRTFITLVTSAFPSCKEQEALVNELRHAGFFDVFEMGPASHGPDGGNVSELGCEQGSSPTGLGPPGVALSTGTNATTTAGTGSTVKGSTIGPEGSVEASSSEELDEGLQWGCFLCHHPEKAIGFLHGNNQPVIEGQLKEKKGKWRLFRRWRTRYFTLSGAHLSCKGSVSEAGGESIDVNQIRSVKVSRGARNIPKAFEIFTGDQTLILKPKDGNKAEEWVQCLSIVLAHSQARDSPTTRTNSLPARSIGNSRTVF, encoded by the exons ATGCACGAACTATTTACAACGGTCCTATCGAAAAGGGACCTCTCCCGGGCCGGAGAACTGTTTTCGATTGCCGATTACGAGATTGTGAACGACTTAACGGAAGTG TTGGAAGAGATTTGCAGCATTATCTCGCAGGAAGACTATCTGCAGAGCAGCAACGATCAGTCGGTGATCGAGATCTGCATCAATCGGGTAACTTCGTGCATCAAGAAGACAAACACGATCGAGAAGCACTGCGGTGGGCTGGTGAAGCTGCTGCAAACCTGTCTGCGCTACAATCTGCAACCGTCGGGGAAGGATGTCGATCCACCCCATGCCAAAATCTCCTCCGACATCATCTCCAGCATCTTTCTG AACTATAATAAGCAGATCGTGATGGAGGTGACGCTGCCGGTTGCGGTGAAGTTTCTCAACCTTGGCAACTTGGAGCTATCGCGTAACCTCGCCAGTTACCTCTCGTCGGCAGCCATCGAGTACTCGTTTCTGCTATCACCGCACGTGCACGTCATACTCGAGTCGCTGCTCGCCGGCAACTACGGGCTGTGCCATGTGTTGTCGCAGATCTATGAGGCCACCCCGGAACCGATCAATGCCGTTGGGCCCAAGTTTGTTGAGATTGTTCCGCGATGCGATCTACAGGAGCAGCTCGTcatcctgcagctgctggtgacgATCGCTAAACAGAAACCGTCCTGCCTGACCGAAAGCATTCCATCGCTGCTCGAGCTCGCCATCCGTCCACCGCTCTCGGCTGCGGCCCTGCTTGTGCTGCTTAAGCTAGCGGAAGCGAAACCGATCAAGCTGGCCGAGTACACCGAAGCGTTCAAGGTGATCGCCTACAGTGTACCGCAAACGGTTGGCTTCGCCGCTCAAATACTGTCCGCGATCGGGCGCTCGGGCAAGGATAGGGCTCAGGTGGCGCTCGATTTCGTGCTGGAGCATTTGCCGCGCGCCGATCGGCCCCTGCAGACGATCCTGCTCAACGAAGCCACCAAGCTGTGCACCAAGTATCCGGTTCTGTTTACCGATAAGGTTACGTCTGTCGTGCGGCAGCGTCAGCTGAGCAACAGCCAGATCAAGCACACCACCTCTGGTGGCGTAACGATCGTGAATCTAAACACTTCGGCCACGCTGCCCACGATAGGTTCCACAGAGCGACCCCTTTCGTACGTACAGgctacaacgacgacagcgaatAACGGTCACAATGGATTCGCGAGTGCCGCGCATACTATGGGATCCTCTGTGAGCGGTGCCGTCGCTGCCCATCACCattcacaccaacagcagcaacagcaacagcagcagcagcagctgctgcatcaccatcatcatcatcatcatcatgaccaaGGCCGGGCAATCATTTCCAAAACACCaaacgtcgccatcgtcagcaATCACAGTCCGATGTCGAAAACGGTGATCAACACCTCGAACGGTACGACGCTCAGCtccaccatccatcccgcTCTGCTTACCAACTTCATCAACACCGCCAATGGCGTTCAGAGCACTCCACCGTTAACCAACGGAACTGGTGTCGTTTCGCCGACGCCACATCACACAGG CTACACCCGGAACCGCCCAAAGCTTGGCGATTCACGCAGTACCGGTCGGTTGCACTCCGGAGGGGGTGGTAGCGGTGCGGGTGGCAATAAGAGTACGACGCGCCTCAACAATGCCGGTGGTTCGATGGGTGGTCTGCACAAGGCACGGCTAGGATCATCATCCCAACTGATCAACCAGTTCAGTGGAGGAGACTTTGGAACAACGactggcaatggtggtggtggtggtggtggcgctggtgtcGTGCTGCTTGATCAGGAGAAAAGCAATGGGAccatggctggtggtggtggtggcggcctaGTCGGAAGTCCGATTGCATTGCCTTCCAATGGTAACGCCACATGCACGACTGTGGATGgttccagtagcagtagcaacaatgCGATCATCAACAACCGCCACAACTCGAGTGGTAACGTCGCGATCAAAGGTATCGGTGGGACGGTGGATCGTCCGGTCGTTAGTCTGCTGCACAGCAGCCTGGCCAtaccaccggtaccaccaccactcagtCAGCACGTTACGATAACGGGCGAGAACAAGTGGGGCATTCCACAGACGAAGATCACTTCCTGTGGCGTCACGGTGATGACGACCTCACCGACGGCACGCACTCCTCGGCCCTACTCACACGGTGGCCCTTCGAACACGACGACAGCCACGCTGCTAGGTTCGACCGGTGCCCTCGGTAAGAGTTCGCTCGGTGGCCTCAACCAATCGACCGGTTCCATCGGCATACAGGTGCATCACGCTTCGCCCGCATCACCGAACACGAACCTTGGCTCGCCAACGGCATCGATCCCAGCGTCGGCGACCACGAcctcggcgacgacgacgacgacgatgctatTCAACAATCATTCCCAGCAAACGTCGCCCCAGCTCACACTATCGTTGCACTCGAGCGATGATCCGACGTCTGCCCGTGATCAGGTGATCGTGTACGGGCCGGAGACGGTCACCACGCGCCATCACGCACGCCCCGACAATCGTAGCGTCACGATCCTAAATGCTTCCTCATCGGCCGGCACAATGGTAGGCGGTACGAACCCACGCATGAGCGTATTCGAACCGTACCCGATGCGAGACACGATCCAGCATTTCTGCGAGAAGCATCTCGATAAGATCAAAGCGTACACGGAGAGTGTTGCGCAGCGGATTCCACCGCCGGCCAAGTGCATCATTGAGGAGCGGCGAGCGAAAAAGACGGCCAAGCTGCACTTTGCCTGTCAAGTGCGTGGTCCGCACTGTCTCTACGCGCGCACGATGTTCACGATGCGGACACGCAATCCGCGCACCTGGATCCATCTGATGTTTCTCGATCTACAGGCGCGGGCCCCTAAGAACGCGCTCAGCAGCTGGGATCCGAGCGTGAGCCGCCTTAAGCACTGCTGGGATACACTCAAGTGCGAAAATCGAACGTTCATTACGCTCGTGACGAGTGCATTTCCGAGCTGCAAGGAACAGGAGGCACTAGTGAACGAGCTGCGCCATGCCGGGTTCTTTGATGTGTTCGAAATGGGTCCCGCTAGCCACGGACCCGACGGTGGTAACGTGAGTGAGCTCGGCTGCGAACAAGGATCATCCCCGACGGGGTTGGGACCTCCAGGTGTGGCACTGTCCACCGGCACGAACGCTACCACCACTGCGGGCACCGGTAGCACGGTCAAGGGTTCAACGATAGGACCGGAGGGAAGCGTAGAGGCGAGTAGCAGCGAGGAACTGGACGAGGGTCTCCAGTGGGGCTGCTTCCTGTGTCACCATCCGGAGAAGGCAATCGGTTTTCTGCACGGCAACAATCAACCGGTGATTGAGGGACagctgaaggagaagaagggtaAATGGCGCTTGTTCCGTCGGTGGCGCACACGCTACTTTACCCTCTCGGGAGCCCATCTCTCCTGTAAGGGGTCCGTCAGTGAG GCTGGCGGAGAGAGCATCGATGTGAACCAGATACGCTCGGTAAAGGTGTCCCGGGGTGCTCGCAACATACCGAAGGCGTTCGAGATCTTTACCGGCGACCAGACGCTCATCCTGAAGCCCAAGGATGGCAACAAGGCGGAAGAGTGGGTGCAGTGTTTGAGCATCGTGCTGGCACATTCACAG GCGCGTGATAGTCCGACGACTCGCACCAACAGCCTTCCGGCACGTAGCATCGGGAACAGTCGGACCGTTTTCTAA